Proteins from a single region of Puntigrus tetrazona isolate hp1 chromosome 2, ASM1883169v1, whole genome shotgun sequence:
- the LOC122324535 gene encoding cytochrome b-c1 complex subunit 10: protein MLGKIIGQKYVSIARTWVPTLAVWGGAGGVALVHFTDWRIILDYVPYINGKFKKDD from the exons CAAAATAATCGGTCAGAAATACGTGTCTATCGCGAGAACATG GGTTCCCACGCTCGCCGTCTGGGGTGGAGCTGGAGGCGTAGCTCTCGTTCACTTCACCGACTGGAGGATCATCTTGGACTACGTGCCGTACATCAACGGAAAGTTCAAGAAGGACGATTAG